The Radiobacillus deserti genomic interval TCAAAAAACGTTGTACCATATCTATTTGTAGCACCCTTTATCCTATCCTTTTTAGTATTAACCTTGTACCCAATGGTACAAGGAATCATTATGAGCTTCCAAAGCGTACTACCAGGACAAGTTAACTTTATCGGATTAGATAATTATGAACGGATTTTTAATCCAACTTTTTATAAAGCACTTTCGAACACCATTTGGTACGTAGTGTTTACGGTTTTAATATTGACAATTGTTCCTATGATGTTAGCTATCTTCTTAAATTCTAAACTAGTTAAATTTAAAACACTGTTCCGCGCTTCCCTTTTCTTACCTGCTTTAACATCAACGATTGTTGGTGGTATGATCTTTCGATTGATGTTTGGGGAACAAGACACGGCAGTAGCTAACCAAATCATTTCGTTTTTTGGTTTTGATGCCATGAACTGGAGATTTACACCTTGGACTGCCATTTTCTTAATGGTCATTTTAGCATCTTGGAGATGGATTGGTGTAAATATTTTATATTTTCTTGCAGCCTTACAGAATGTTCCAAATGAACTGTATGAAGCAGGGGATATAGACGGTGCTTCAGCCTGGCAGAAGCTTAAGTATATAACAATCCCGCAATTAAAACCGATTATTATTTTTGTGAGTACGATTACCATTATTAATGGGTTTAGAATGTTTGAAGAAAGCTTTGTGTTCTGGGAAGCAGGATCCCCTGGAAACATAGGTTTATCTGTAGTCGGATATATTTATCAAGAAGGTATCAGGCAGAATGATATTGGATTCGGATCTGCAATCGGTGTCATATTGATGCTGATTATATTCCTAGTTAGTATTATCTATTTAATAGCTACAGGTACCTTTAAAAGAGGTGAAAATTAATGAAAGCCAAAAAGAATAAGAGATTATTAACTGTTTTAGCAACGTTAGGTGTAGGGATTATAACATTTATTACGATTTTTCCACTTATAAGTCTAGTTGTTTCATCCTTTAGACCTTCCTCGGATCTAATGAGAGATGGAATTAGCTTAAGTATTGATTTTAGTGCAATGAATCTGGATAACTATACCTATATATTTACACAGGCTTCTGAGTATTGGGATTGGTATGGGAACAGTTTAATAATCTCTGCGATAACCATTGTATTATCGTTGTTTTTCTCGTCAATGGTTGGATATGCATTAGCTGTTTATGATTTTAAAGGAAGAAATTTCTTTTTTATACTAGTTTTATTAATCATGATGGTTCCGTTTGAAATCTTAATGTTACCGCTTTATCAATTAATGATTGATGTTCAGCTCATCGATAGTTATTTTGGTGCGGTTCTTCCAATGATAGTTGCACCTGTTGCAGTATTCTTCTTCCGACAGTTTGCGATCGGACTTCCACTGCAACTAATGGATGCAGCACGTATAGACGGAAGTACAGAATATGGGATCTTCTTTAAAATTATGCTTCCTTTAATGGCTCCGTCTTTAGCCGCTATGGCTATCTTACAAGGGTTGGGTAGCTGGAATAACTTTTTATGGCCATTATTAGTGCTACGCTCCAATGATATGTTTACGTTACCGATTGGATTAGCAACTCTATTAACACCGTACGGAAACAATTATGATGTTTTGATAGCAGGTTCCGTCTTAACTATCATTCCAATCATCATTTTATTTATCTTCTTCCAGAAGTTCTTCATTGCAGGACTAACAACAGGTGGTGTGAAGGGCTAAGCAACATTTGGCAATAGCTCTTCAAAGTTATGTGAAGGTGGGAATAGGGATGAACGCAAATGGATTTATTACATCGTTAGATCGAGTAGCAATATGGATAACGAGAATGGCGCTTTTAAACCTTTACTGGATTTTTTTCTGTCTGAGAGGCCTTGTCGTAGGAGGGGTTTTTCCTGCGACAGTAGGTTCACTCAGTGTAGTTAGAAAATGGTTAAAGGGAGAAAGGGATATTAACATTGGAGAAGTGATGAAAGAGAACTATAAGAAAGAGTTTCTCTCTTCCAACATATTGGGATGGATTATGTCGAGTGTTGGTTTTGTTCTATACATGAATTATCAAGTGTTAAAAACCTCAAATGATGTACATTTCATATTCCCATTCTTCTTTTTCATTACGGTTTTTTTCTATTTTCTTGTTTTAATTTGGTCCTTCCCACTGATGGCGCATTATCACGGTGGGGTTATTCAGCACGTGAAAAATGCACTTGTTATCGGTTTGACGAAGATACATATATCTTCGGCTATATGTATCACTCTGTTTTCGGTCATGTATCTATCCCTTGAATACCCGACGATTATTCTGTTTTTCTTTTTTAGTATATCCTCCCTAATCTGGTTCTGGCTTGCTTCGACTGTTTTTCATAAGATGGATCGTAAAACCGTTCGTGCAGCTTAGGGTCTTTTTGGTGTTCACATCAGAGTACGGGAGGGTTTAAAAGATTTCCAACCTAAAGAGGAGTGAAACAATGAAAAAAAATCAGGTTATTATCAATGCAGATATTGAAAAAGGAACGATTAATAAAAATATATACGGTCATTTTGCAGAGCACTTAGGTAGAGGAATATATGAAGGGCTCTGGGTTGGAGAAGAATCTCCCATTCCAAATACTAATGGAATACGAAATGATGTGCTAGAGGCCTTGAAAAAATTAGATATCCCTGTTCTCCGTTGGCCAGGAGGATGCTTTGCGGACGAGTACCACTGGAAAGACGGAATCGGACCTAGAGAAAACCGTAAACGTATGGTAAACACTCACTGGGGAGGAGTTGTAGAAAACAACCATTTTGGTACACATGAATTTTTTATGCTATGTGAAATGCTTGGCGCTGAGCCGTATATCTCTGGCAATGTCGGAAGTGGTAGCGTACAAGAAATGTCTGAATGGGTTGAATATATGACCTTTGACGGAGAATCTCCAATGGCCAATTGGCGTAAGGAAAATGGGAAAGAAAAGCCGTGGAAACTGAAATATTTTGGTGTCGGAAACGAAAATTGGGGCTGTGGTGGTAATATGACGCCAGAATATTATGCGGATTTATATCGTCGTTATCAGACCTACGTCCGAAACTACGGGGACAACAAAATTTACCGGATTGCAGGCGGTCCAAATGTAGATGACTATAACTGGACAGAAGTTTTGATGAAAAAAGCAGCTAATCTCATGGATGGATTAAGTGTTCATTATTATGTACACCCAGGCGGTTTTGAAAACAAAGGGCAAGCTGTTGACTTTTCAGAAGCAGAATGGGACGTAACCATGCAAAAAACGATGTATATGGATGAGCTCATTACGAGACATGGCACGATTATGGATAAGTATGACCCGGATAAGCGGATTGGCATGATTGTGGACGAATGGGGTGCTTGGTATGATGTGGAGCCTGGTACGAATCCTGGATTCCTATACCAGCAAAATACAATAAGGGACGCTGTTGTGGCCGGAGCCCATTTTAATATTTTTCACCAGCACAATGATCGTGTTCAAATGGCTAACATTGCCCAAATGGTAAATGTCATTCAAGCCATGATATTAACGGAAAGTGACAAGATGATTCTTACACCAACCTATCATGTGTTTGAAATGTTTAAAGTTCATCAGGATGCACAAAGGGTATCGCTTCATTTAAACATAGACACAGTTAAAGAAAATGGTTATTCCTACCCACAAGTTACCGCATCTGCATCGAAAGCGAAAGATGGCACCCTAAATATTAGCTTATGTAATTTAGATAAAGCCGTATCTACAACGTTAGATATCGATTTGAGAGGATTAGAGTTTTCTAACGTGACTGGAAGAATATTAACGTCGGGTGAAATGAATGCCAAAAATACATTTGAAAATCCAGACCATGTTAAGCCTCAAGCATTCAAGGGGTTTGCCAGGGAAGGAAGTTCGTTAAAAGTAGAACTTCCTTCGAAATCGGTAGTCGTATTAACGGTTAGATAACTCGGATAGTCGTTCGTATCGTTAGATTTAAAATTATGAAGGAGGGGTTCCATGTCGGTTAGAACAGATAATACTATTAACGTCATGACACATACAGGAGAGGCGGCACAATTGCCGAAGCAAATATCCTTTCAAATGGAGGATGGAAAACATGTCAACATGGATGTGGAGTGGGATCCGATTCCTATAGAACAATATAGTAAGCCGGGTTCGTTTGAAGTGAATGGCAGAATAAAAGTCTTAGAGTATCCAAATCCACTAGTGGAACAACGGGCGGATCCCTATGTGTATAAGCATTCTGATGGATACTATTATTTCACAGGATCTTATCCGGAATATGACCGCATTGTTTTGAGAAGATCCCAAACAATTTCCGGACTGAAGCAGGCACCAGAAACTACGGTGTGGGAAAAACACGAGCAGGGAATTATGTCGGAGCACATTTGGGCACCGGAACTGCATTATATTAATGGAAAATGGTATATCCATTTTGCGGCAGGAGATAGAGATGATGTATGGGCGATTCGACCATATGTACTGGAATGCGATGCGGAAAATCCACTAGAAGGCGAATGGGTAGAAAAAGGACAAATCAATACAGATTTTCAGAGCTTTTCTTTAGATGCAACCACATTTGAACATGATGATCGAAGATACCTAGTATGGGCGCAAAAGGTGGATCATGATACTATTTCTAATTTGTACATTGCAGAAATGGAAAATCCTTGGACCATTAAACCAAAGCAAGTTTTATTATCCACACCAGACTTAGAATGGGAACAGCATGGCTTTTACGTGAATGAAGGACCAGCAGTAATCAAAAGAAACGGGAACATATTCATCGCATATTCTGCAAGTGCTACAGACCATCGGTATGCGATGGGCTTGTTAACTGCCAGTCAAACTAGTAATCTATTAGACCCTAACTCATGGGTTAAATTAAAGGAACCGGTGTTTGTTACGTGTGAGGAAACAAGTGAGTATGGTCCTGGACATAACAGTTTTACGGTAGCAGAAGATGATCAAACAGATGTAATCGTTTATCATGCTCGTCCATATAAAGACATTGTTGGAAATTCCCTATATGATCATAATCGTCATGCCCGGGTGCAACAGTTATTTTGGGATACGGATGGCAAGCCTTATTTCGGGTATCCAGGAATGACACGAGATTTAAAAAACAAAGAAGTTACTGCAACCGTAACAGTGAAATAAATGCTGGATAGGGATGGAGACTCATGAGCTGTAAAGGATGTTCGCAATCTGTATTCGTTTCAAATGAATATATTCAAAAACAGGTAGAGGAACAACTTGAGCTAGAAACAAACATTGTGGATGATAAGGTGTATGAAAAGAGACTCACTCAATGCAAGGAATGTCCATCTCTTTTGTACGATACAACCTGTGCGCACTGTGGCTGTTTCGTTCTATTTAGAGCTAAATTAGCTTATAAAACTTGTCCTTACCCAGCAGGCGCAAAATGGTAAATAAGGTAGCTCGTAAGCTTTGCCTCGAATAAAGAGGGTGCTTACGGGCTTTCTTTCTATGAAGTAGGAGGGATTATGTGGAAATTTCACAGGATATCTATGAACTTGCTAAACAGCTTGGTCAGGAAGAACCAAGATTTCCTGAACTTTTAGTGGAAAGGGGAGCGTTAAGTAAAGTAACACCTTATTTGGAAAACAGGAAGTATAGCCATGCTACTTTAGTGGTTGATGAGAATACGTATAATGCAGCAGGTAAGCACCTGAACAATTTGTTAGAAGACGGTGGGATGGAAACAATCGTTGTTTCATTAAAAGCCTCTCTGCATAATCAAGTGGTTGCAGATGAAGCTACCTTGGTTCAATTGATGGTGGAGACTTCAAAACACACAGATGTGTTAATCGCTGTTGGTTCTGGTACGATTCACGACATTACTCGATTCTGTGGATACAAGATGAATATTCCATTTATCTCTGTGCCGACAGCTGCCTCCGTCGATGGCTTTACATCAAAAGGTTCTCCACTCATTTTAAGAGGAGTAAAGCAAACCATTCAAACAGCAGCTCCAGTAGCTTTATTTGCTGATATTGATATTATTAGAAAAGCACCACAAGAAATGACTGCAGCTGGCTTTGGGGATATTTTAGGTAAATATACATCTTTATTTGATTGGGAAATATCTAGACTTATCGGAGGAGAGCCGTATAATAAACTAGCGGCAGAACGGACACGGCAATCTTTGAGACAATGTGTAGACCATGTATCGGAGATTGCGGCGTGTAGTGATGAGGGAATGCTCATCCTCATGAAGTCTTTAATTGAGTCAGGACTTGTAATGTTACTCCTTGACTATTCAAGACCAGCTTCAGGTGGAGAACATCATTTGTCTCACTATTGGGAAATGGATTTTCTTAAAAAAGGTAAAAAGCAGATACTACATGGC includes:
- a CDS encoding alpha-N-arabinofuranosidase; translated protein: MKKNQVIINADIEKGTINKNIYGHFAEHLGRGIYEGLWVGEESPIPNTNGIRNDVLEALKKLDIPVLRWPGGCFADEYHWKDGIGPRENRKRMVNTHWGGVVENNHFGTHEFFMLCEMLGAEPYISGNVGSGSVQEMSEWVEYMTFDGESPMANWRKENGKEKPWKLKYFGVGNENWGCGGNMTPEYYADLYRRYQTYVRNYGDNKIYRIAGGPNVDDYNWTEVLMKKAANLMDGLSVHYYVHPGGFENKGQAVDFSEAEWDVTMQKTMYMDELITRHGTIMDKYDPDKRIGMIVDEWGAWYDVEPGTNPGFLYQQNTIRDAVVAGAHFNIFHQHNDRVQMANIAQMVNVIQAMILTESDKMILTPTYHVFEMFKVHQDAQRVSLHLNIDTVKENGYSYPQVTASASKAKDGTLNISLCNLDKAVSTTLDIDLRGLEFSNVTGRILTSGEMNAKNTFENPDHVKPQAFKGFAREGSSLKVELPSKSVVVLTVR
- a CDS encoding YesL family protein; the encoded protein is MNANGFITSLDRVAIWITRMALLNLYWIFFCLRGLVVGGVFPATVGSLSVVRKWLKGERDINIGEVMKENYKKEFLSSNILGWIMSSVGFVLYMNYQVLKTSNDVHFIFPFFFFITVFFYFLVLIWSFPLMAHYHGGVIQHVKNALVIGLTKIHISSAICITLFSVMYLSLEYPTIILFFFFSISSLIWFWLASTVFHKMDRKTVRAA
- a CDS encoding carbohydrate ABC transporter permease; its protein translation is MKAKKNKRLLTVLATLGVGIITFITIFPLISLVVSSFRPSSDLMRDGISLSIDFSAMNLDNYTYIFTQASEYWDWYGNSLIISAITIVLSLFFSSMVGYALAVYDFKGRNFFFILVLLIMMVPFEILMLPLYQLMIDVQLIDSYFGAVLPMIVAPVAVFFFRQFAIGLPLQLMDAARIDGSTEYGIFFKIMLPLMAPSLAAMAILQGLGSWNNFLWPLLVLRSNDMFTLPIGLATLLTPYGNNYDVLIAGSVLTIIPIIILFIFFQKFFIAGLTTGGVKG
- a CDS encoding carbohydrate ABC transporter permease: MEPRKKPNKVYKFLNSKNVVPYLFVAPFILSFLVLTLYPMVQGIIMSFQSVLPGQVNFIGLDNYERIFNPTFYKALSNTIWYVVFTVLILTIVPMMLAIFLNSKLVKFKTLFRASLFLPALTSTIVGGMIFRLMFGEQDTAVANQIISFFGFDAMNWRFTPWTAIFLMVILASWRWIGVNILYFLAALQNVPNELYEAGDIDGASAWQKLKYITIPQLKPIIIFVSTITIINGFRMFEESFVFWEAGSPGNIGLSVVGYIYQEGIRQNDIGFGSAIGVILMLIIFLVSIIYLIATGTFKRGEN
- a CDS encoding DUF6171 family protein, giving the protein MSCKGCSQSVFVSNEYIQKQVEEQLELETNIVDDKVYEKRLTQCKECPSLLYDTTCAHCGCFVLFRAKLAYKTCPYPAGAKW
- a CDS encoding sn-glycerol-1-phosphate dehydrogenase codes for the protein MEISQDIYELAKQLGQEEPRFPELLVERGALSKVTPYLENRKYSHATLVVDENTYNAAGKHLNNLLEDGGMETIVVSLKASLHNQVVADEATLVQLMVETSKHTDVLIAVGSGTIHDITRFCGYKMNIPFISVPTAASVDGFTSKGSPLILRGVKQTIQTAAPVALFADIDIIRKAPQEMTAAGFGDILGKYTSLFDWEISRLIGGEPYNKLAAERTRQSLRQCVDHVSEIAACSDEGMLILMKSLIESGLVMLLLDYSRPASGGEHHLSHYWEMDFLKKGKKQILHGAKVGVATAIIADLYKQRLGKIDYEKDDKYGGIIREHGGEILTLLQELPEPDEIKLLLQQVGGATTTSDLHIANTLVAKSLNEAFHLRDRCTGLMLINRFKHNDLEYPL
- a CDS encoding family 43 glycosylhydrolase gives rise to the protein MSVRTDNTINVMTHTGEAAQLPKQISFQMEDGKHVNMDVEWDPIPIEQYSKPGSFEVNGRIKVLEYPNPLVEQRADPYVYKHSDGYYYFTGSYPEYDRIVLRRSQTISGLKQAPETTVWEKHEQGIMSEHIWAPELHYINGKWYIHFAAGDRDDVWAIRPYVLECDAENPLEGEWVEKGQINTDFQSFSLDATTFEHDDRRYLVWAQKVDHDTISNLYIAEMENPWTIKPKQVLLSTPDLEWEQHGFYVNEGPAVIKRNGNIFIAYSASATDHRYAMGLLTASQTSNLLDPNSWVKLKEPVFVTCEETSEYGPGHNSFTVAEDDQTDVIVYHARPYKDIVGNSLYDHNRHARVQQLFWDTDGKPYFGYPGMTRDLKNKEVTATVTVK